The Carnobacterium divergens genome includes a window with the following:
- a CDS encoding TadE family protein, producing MNKFLKENSGSMILEAAMVLPIFLTFIFFLWTMIQVSVVQIALDKATSDSVQKITKNGYLIGVLLDGADKTQKKYVDKLNKKVDTLFDNATGGETKLSYDIANTFITDQIGKFDIVGVVDSAVYPMLYDTKAEGRMETMISERFSNSLAGNWADQIKIEEVHAENARGKNQKFKVKASCKIPLNIPFIKKFEFKVVSQSAGYFWTTEG from the coding sequence ATGAATAAGTTTCTAAAAGAAAATTCGGGCAGCATGATTCTTGAAGCAGCAATGGTTTTGCCAATATTTTTAACCTTTATTTTCTTTCTTTGGACAATGATTCAAGTATCAGTCGTTCAAATAGCACTAGACAAAGCAACTTCAGATTCAGTTCAAAAAATCACGAAAAATGGTTATTTGATAGGAGTATTACTAGACGGCGCAGATAAAACTCAAAAAAAATATGTGGATAAATTAAATAAAAAGGTAGATACACTTTTTGACAATGCAACTGGAGGCGAAACAAAATTAAGTTATGATATTGCAAACACATTTATTACGGATCAGATTGGAAAATTTGATATCGTAGGAGTAGTGGATAGCGCAGTATATCCCATGCTTTATGATACGAAAGCGGAAGGTCGGATGGAAACGATGATTTCTGAAAGATTCAGTAATTCATTAGCTGGAAATTGGGCAGATCAAATCAAAATTGAAGAAGTTCATGCAGAAAATGCTAGAGGAAAGAATCAAAAATTTAAAGTTAAGGCAAGTTGTAAGATACCGTTAAACATTCCATTTATAAAAAAATTTGAATTTAAAGTAGTCAGTCAGTCAGCTGGATATTTTTGGACTACAGAAGGATAA
- a CDS encoding A24 family peptidase — protein MTLSTIIILMLFIVIAFYYDIKFHIIPNKLILIFLPLGLINSIIVNQMEGIISSGLGFLVSGGIMMILYVFKALAAGDVKLFATIGVIAGIGFSLYCMMYTIVIGGILAIVILLFTRTFLSQMLSAVQHIGMSLIFKNTNPLHTFKATKATTMPFMVAVLPGALITLYYMYLA, from the coding sequence ATGACACTATCTACAATTATCATATTAATGCTTTTTATTGTAATAGCGTTTTATTACGATATCAAATTCCATATAATTCCTAATAAGCTTATTTTGATTTTTTTACCATTAGGCTTGATAAACAGTATAATTGTCAATCAAATGGAAGGTATAATTAGTAGTGGACTAGGGTTTTTAGTTAGTGGTGGAATCATGATGATATTGTATGTTTTTAAAGCACTTGCTGCTGGGGATGTGAAATTATTTGCGACAATTGGTGTGATTGCAGGAATTGGGTTTTCACTTTACTGTATGATGTATACAATTGTGATTGGAGGAATCCTTGCTATTGTCATCTTGTTATTTACAAGAACTTTTTTATCTCAAATGTTGTCAGCTGTTCAACATATAGGAATGTCTCTTATTTTTAAAAATACTAATCCACTACACACTTTCAAAGCAACAAAAGCGACAACAATGCCATTTATGGTAGCCGTTTTACCCGGAGCACTTATCACACTTTATTATATGTATCTTGCTTAG
- a CDS encoding CpaF family protein — MVDESVIKNLMVELRATLDFMHSIGDEEMLEYVESAVFDYAAANNVKSKDVHRIIERIYHAFRGLDALQPLLDDREVSEIMINNHEEIFVEKRGEVFQSDLKFESQEKLEDIIQSIVSKVNRIVNESSPIVDARLKDGSRVNIVLPPIALKGPVMTIRKFPERALTIDDFVNYKSITPEVAHILEKLVKARYNIFISGGTGSGKTTFLNVMSNFIPGDERIITIEDSAELQISSVPNLVSLETRNANTEGKGEISIRELIKSSLRMRPDRVVVGEVRGEEALDMLQAMNTGHDGSLSTGHSNSTYDMLSRLETMVLTGANLPVEVIRQQISSAVDIMVHLSRMRDHTRKVVEVTEVLGFENGEIQLNPLFKFVEEGEYKGKIVGELKATGNELVNHAKLAMAGIQLEKHS; from the coding sequence ATGGTTGATGAATCCGTAATAAAAAATCTGATGGTGGAATTACGTGCCACACTAGACTTTATGCACTCTATCGGGGATGAAGAAATGTTGGAGTACGTTGAGAGCGCTGTGTTTGACTATGCTGCAGCAAACAATGTGAAGTCAAAGGATGTCCATCGTATCATCGAGCGTATTTACCACGCTTTTCGGGGGTTGGATGCGTTACAACCATTGTTAGACGATCGTGAAGTTAGTGAAATTATGATCAATAACCATGAGGAGATATTTGTTGAAAAACGTGGAGAAGTCTTTCAAAGCGACTTAAAATTTGAATCGCAAGAAAAGTTGGAAGATATTATTCAGTCTATTGTTTCCAAAGTGAATCGCATTGTGAATGAATCATCTCCAATTGTGGATGCTCGGTTAAAGGATGGTTCTCGGGTCAACATTGTGTTGCCACCGATTGCATTAAAAGGACCAGTAATGACGATTCGGAAATTTCCAGAACGAGCCTTGACCATCGATGATTTTGTTAACTATAAAAGCATCACTCCAGAAGTGGCTCATATTTTAGAAAAATTAGTGAAGGCTCGTTACAATATTTTTATCAGCGGGGGGACAGGTTCTGGGAAAACAACCTTTTTGAACGTTATGAGTAATTTTATCCCAGGTGATGAACGAATTATTACAATTGAAGATTCAGCCGAGTTGCAAATTAGTTCGGTGCCCAACTTAGTCAGTTTAGAAACAAGAAATGCTAATACAGAAGGAAAAGGTGAGATTTCCATTCGTGAGCTAATCAAGTCCTCACTGCGGATGCGTCCAGATCGAGTGGTTGTCGGAGAGGTGCGTGGAGAAGAGGCACTAGATATGCTCCAAGCGATGAATACGGGGCATGATGGTTCGCTTTCAACCGGACATAGCAACTCCACTTACGATATGTTAAGTCGCTTGGAAACGATGGTTCTAACAGGAGCTAATTTACCTGTTGAAGTTATCAGACAACAAATCAGTTCAGCTGTAGATATTATGGTTCATTTATCTAGAATGCGAGATCACACGCGAAAAGTTGTGGAAGTAACAGAAGTTTTAGGATTTGAAAATGGAGAAATTCAATTAAATCCACTTTTTAAATTCGTTGAAGAAGGAGAGTACAAAGGCAAAATTGTTGGAGAACTAAAAGCCACTGGAAATGAGTTAGTGAATCATGCTAAGTTGGCGATGGCAGGGATTCAACTAGAAAAGCATAGTTAG
- a CDS encoding TadE/TadG family type IV pilus assembly protein, whose amino-acid sequence MKRIKNFFKKQQGSVSIYFLVVNLGFFIFSSVLIDYMRVMVAERNLEHATKAAAASIMSDYDDKVLDKFNVFVYGGDVSKAESLATEISQDNIVSDENFYNVAELNLKKTSVEFSKDKTLLNDKTLENQLLEAGKYTSLLTLGDDFVKIIGFFKDNKESIENTGDIVSQKDKIEALIKKRDDSIEDFKKQVTNLTFKSLEFEKLSTEKLWKDKVLASHRDNLVGKEGPEQQKLDDLDKQLKEEEAKSEEEKDEKLINNYKIAIKKQKNVIELIDLTGKKADERLTAALSSVTKVKEDAEKKMEKLKLANEALGKANESNEELKELINSYQTGGADTSDGQLKESLNAMIIKQEVFDKMQKPMASAIKEFNTYQGYVSGIELTLKPYVELKVRIGIGTFYLLAINSEDNEATIEKKINDSYQTIEAKALAETILVIGIGTHILKAVEAAVELAKKVDIVKAKKEIDAAKKQSESQSVTHELTDKQKEEKKKLQDDENTGYTDLMTTLSKANSIATSIGSDSKTYSQLSAIMTEMNGATSDSGKTEANNSAFKLVKQAMKMIPTYFNEFSSVEKIRNKILINEYYLNTIGSNQPEDLISGDMYKDFLFDNKKVEYIMYGSHEVGANYTMALMEIICFRIILNIIAAFKSPLVTPFKGTPFFLGAMVAYTIVQTSKDIVKLTSKDSKTRINRSVPIINEFRSLKDITVTYKDHLRLMLLAHPRTDSQYKRVIAVMEKQTDVEKLYEKSTQVKVTNTAEVELWFLPKAMEVISNGKVRGRKMELTNTKYSSY is encoded by the coding sequence ATGAAGAGAATAAAAAATTTTTTTAAAAAACAGCAAGGATCAGTTTCAATTTATTTTCTTGTTGTCAATTTGGGTTTTTTTATTTTTAGTTCGGTTTTGATTGATTACATGCGAGTAATGGTAGCAGAACGTAATTTAGAACATGCAACGAAGGCCGCAGCCGCTTCTATAATGTCAGATTATGATGACAAAGTGTTAGATAAGTTTAATGTATTTGTTTATGGCGGTGATGTATCGAAAGCAGAGAGTCTTGCTACTGAGATTAGTCAAGATAATATAGTGTCAGATGAAAATTTTTATAATGTTGCTGAATTAAACTTAAAGAAAACATCTGTTGAATTTTCAAAAGATAAAACATTGCTTAATGATAAAACATTAGAAAATCAACTGCTAGAAGCTGGGAAATATACAAGCCTACTGACATTAGGAGACGATTTTGTTAAAATTATTGGGTTTTTTAAAGACAATAAAGAGTCAATTGAAAATACAGGAGATATTGTTAGTCAAAAAGATAAAATCGAGGCACTTATAAAAAAGAGGGACGATAGTATTGAGGACTTTAAAAAACAAGTAACAAATCTAACATTTAAATCTTTAGAATTTGAAAAGTTGAGTACAGAAAAATTATGGAAAGATAAAGTATTGGCAAGTCATCGTGATAATTTAGTTGGAAAAGAAGGTCCAGAACAACAAAAATTAGATGATTTAGACAAACAATTGAAGGAAGAAGAAGCTAAATCTGAAGAAGAGAAAGATGAAAAGCTGATCAACAATTATAAAATAGCGATTAAGAAGCAAAAAAATGTTATAGAACTTATTGATTTAACAGGAAAAAAAGCAGATGAGCGTTTGACAGCTGCTCTTAGCTCCGTTACAAAGGTTAAAGAAGATGCTGAAAAGAAAATGGAAAAATTAAAACTAGCCAATGAGGCACTTGGTAAAGCAAATGAATCCAATGAAGAGTTAAAAGAGTTAATCAACAGTTATCAAACGGGAGGAGCTGATACATCTGATGGTCAGTTGAAAGAGTCTCTGAATGCAATGATTATCAAACAAGAAGTCTTTGACAAAATGCAAAAACCGATGGCTAGTGCAATAAAAGAATTTAATACCTACCAAGGATATGTATCGGGAATTGAGCTGACCTTAAAACCCTATGTAGAGCTTAAGGTTAGAATTGGAATTGGAACGTTCTACCTTCTAGCTATTAATTCAGAAGACAATGAGGCAACGATTGAAAAAAAAATCAACGATTCTTATCAAACAATTGAAGCGAAAGCTCTTGCAGAAACAATTTTAGTTATTGGCATTGGGACACATATACTAAAAGCAGTTGAGGCGGCTGTTGAACTAGCAAAAAAAGTCGATATTGTTAAAGCGAAAAAAGAAATTGATGCTGCTAAAAAGCAAAGTGAAAGCCAAAGTGTCACACATGAATTGACAGATAAACAAAAAGAAGAAAAGAAAAAATTACAAGATGATGAAAATACAGGCTATACCGATTTGATGACTACACTGTCAAAAGCAAATTCAATCGCAACTTCAATTGGTTCAGATAGCAAAACCTATAGTCAACTATCGGCTATTATGACAGAAATGAATGGTGCTACAAGTGATTCTGGTAAAACAGAAGCAAATAACTCTGCTTTTAAACTAGTCAAACAAGCAATGAAAATGATTCCTACGTATTTTAATGAGTTTTCTAGCGTGGAAAAGATTCGGAATAAAATTTTGATTAATGAATATTATCTAAATACAATTGGTTCCAATCAGCCAGAGGACTTAATCTCAGGTGACATGTACAAAGATTTTCTATTTGATAATAAGAAAGTAGAATATATTATGTATGGTAGCCACGAAGTTGGAGCTAATTATACAATGGCTTTAATGGAAATCATTTGTTTCAGAATTATATTGAATATTATTGCAGCATTTAAAAGTCCGCTTGTTACTCCATTCAAAGGAACGCCGTTCTTTCTTGGGGCAATGGTAGCCTATACGATTGTACAAACAAGTAAGGATATTGTTAAATTAACGAGTAAAGATTCAAAGACAAGAATCAATAGATCAGTTCCAATAATCAATGAATTTCGTAGTTTAAAAGATATTACAGTGACTTATAAAGATCATTTGCGTTTAATGTTACTAGCGCATCCCCGAACGGATTCACAGTATAAGAGGGTAATCGCGGTAATGGAGAAACAGACAGATGTAGAAAAGTTATACGAGAAAAGCACTCAAGTAAAAGTCACGAATACAGCTGAAGTGGAATTGTGGTTTTTACCAAAAGCAATGGAAGTTATTTCAAATGGCAAAGTAAGAGGGCGAAAAATGGAGTTAACGAACACAAAATATAGTTCATATTAA
- a CDS encoding type II secretion system F family protein: protein MILVFKLILIVLGVFFILMTLKAGKKYKTFIETYKKAVGLPFMAPFALEVIDSFSIIEKFSKQIVTIQQKMISLYGIKDATNQTKAFLVQLVSMTMLGFMMTLGVGIIQNGDSSAIIAIGILALLIPVALIKNLDTKERERRMALVYELPEFLNKLILLINAGETAQKAFVRCTLAKAETINKSPLYYELLEAVTKIENNMPFSEALNQLSKKCALQEMSIFTTTLLLNYRKGGEELVRSLKEMSTTLWAKRKAQTQMRGEEASSKMVLPLIMIFGIVMIIIGYPAVALF, encoded by the coding sequence ATGATTCTAGTATTTAAGTTAATTTTAATCGTTTTAGGAGTATTTTTTATCCTAATGACGTTAAAAGCTGGTAAAAAATACAAGACATTTATTGAAACTTATAAAAAGGCAGTAGGATTACCTTTTATGGCTCCTTTTGCATTAGAAGTTATTGATAGTTTTTCAATTATAGAAAAATTTTCGAAGCAGATTGTGACAATTCAACAAAAAATGATTAGCTTATATGGAATTAAAGATGCTACGAATCAAACTAAAGCTTTTTTAGTTCAGCTTGTTTCAATGACAATGCTAGGTTTTATGATGACATTAGGTGTAGGTATTATCCAGAATGGAGACTCTAGTGCGATTATCGCTATTGGAATTTTGGCGCTATTGATTCCTGTTGCACTTATAAAAAATTTAGATACAAAAGAACGAGAGCGACGGATGGCCCTTGTTTATGAACTACCTGAATTTTTGAATAAGCTTATTTTATTAATTAATGCAGGTGAAACAGCTCAAAAAGCTTTTGTACGCTGTACATTGGCTAAAGCTGAAACAATCAATAAAAGTCCACTTTATTATGAATTGTTAGAGGCAGTAACAAAAATTGAAAATAACATGCCTTTTTCAGAAGCATTAAATCAATTAAGTAAAAAGTGTGCTTTACAGGAAATGTCTATTTTTACAACTACTTTACTATTAAATTATCGTAAAGGTGGAGAAGAATTGGTTCGTTCATTGAAAGAAATGTCTACAACCTTATGGGCGAAACGAAAAGCGCAAACGCAAATGCGGGGAGAAGAAGCTTCCTCTAAAATGGTATTGCCTTTAATTATGATTTTCGGAATTGTAATGATTATTATAGGTTATCCAGCGGTTGCGTTATTTTAA
- a CDS encoding LacI family DNA-binding transcriptional regulator, which translates to MVGIKDIASQAGVSISTVSYALNNSPKVKEETRSRIMKIADEMNYIPNMAGRTLKRQQTNLIGVYLTNYGGSFYGSLLEGVTKTLGRHGYDMIVCSGTKSHLFLPEKLIDGAIILDATFPTAEIEKYAERELNIVVLDRELESEKVCHVLLDNQAGTTLALDYLLAQSPTKTYIVTGPDHTYDSNIRLAIAKQELERFEHIEYEVLEGNFTKESGMRAAKKIAEKNEKNVAVFCLNDEMAIGMYDYLAKTDLEIGKDIRIIGFDHSEVSRYIQPRLATVDYSMYKWGAVAAEKIVALLEGTPAKSERIYTTLIRGESVEGVQD; encoded by the coding sequence TTGGTTGGAATTAAAGACATTGCAAGTCAAGCGGGAGTCTCTATTTCAACGGTTTCCTATGCGTTGAACAATAGCCCAAAAGTAAAAGAAGAAACAAGGTCACGTATTATGAAAATTGCCGATGAGATGAACTATATTCCAAATATGGCAGGGCGGACATTGAAGAGGCAACAAACGAATTTGATTGGTGTTTATTTAACGAATTATGGAGGCTCATTTTATGGATCGCTCCTTGAAGGCGTAACTAAAACTCTTGGGAGACACGGTTACGATATGATTGTGTGTTCCGGAACAAAGTCCCATTTATTTTTACCAGAAAAATTAATTGATGGAGCCATTATTTTAGATGCTACTTTTCCAACAGCTGAAATCGAAAAATATGCTGAGCGAGAGCTGAATATCGTTGTATTGGATCGCGAACTAGAATCAGAAAAAGTCTGTCATGTCTTGTTAGATAATCAAGCAGGAACGACGTTAGCTTTAGATTATTTGTTAGCGCAAAGTCCAACGAAAACCTATATTGTAACGGGACCTGACCACACATATGACAGCAATATTCGGTTAGCGATTGCCAAGCAAGAACTGGAACGCTTTGAACATATTGAGTACGAGGTGCTGGAAGGAAACTTTACAAAAGAATCTGGAATGCGGGCAGCTAAAAAGATTGCGGAAAAAAATGAAAAAAATGTCGCTGTTTTTTGTTTAAATGACGAAATGGCCATTGGAATGTATGATTATTTAGCAAAAACCGACCTAGAAATTGGGAAGGATATTCGAATTATTGGTTTTGATCATTCGGAGGTCAGTCGTTATATCCAACCTAGATTGGCTACTGTTGATTATTCGATGTACAAATGGGGCGCGGTTGCGGCAGAAAAAATAGTAGCATTGCTTGAAGGCACTCCTGCAAAAAGTGAGCGAATTTACACAACCTTGATTCGAGGGGAATCGGTGGAAGGAGTGCAAGATTAG
- a CDS encoding acetylxylan esterase, whose product MVFENYLPEMTRKPDFEEFWKRTLKELASEKLALKLTPYEYPSDSIEIFSIQFTGLFGEVLHGWYLLPKNRQEKIPCMIDYLGYLSVVGEPIGHLHWASLGFATIVMDVRGQGGLTGDAHPYPIPLLPMPIAHGLLDREVYYQRRLFADAFRCVEAAEALPEIDNKFISLTGASQGGALVMATAALGKERIFAAFPDVPSSSDIATRIQEETGSFKAIADYLRMNPENETAVLDVQTYFDTMNLAEWITCPIYASVALKDPVCPAKNYFASYNRIQSKKMITCYPYNGHEGGGQKHLLKKMRLAKQLVEESVEIKS is encoded by the coding sequence GTGGTTTTTGAAAACTATTTACCCGAAATGACCCGCAAACCGGATTTTGAAGAATTTTGGAAACGAACCTTAAAAGAACTAGCTTCAGAAAAGCTGGCTTTAAAATTAACCCCCTATGAATACCCGAGTGACTCGATTGAGATTTTTTCCATTCAATTCACAGGGTTATTTGGAGAAGTGTTACATGGATGGTATCTTTTACCCAAAAATCGACAAGAGAAAATTCCTTGTATGATTGACTATTTAGGGTATTTATCAGTTGTTGGAGAGCCGATTGGCCATTTACATTGGGCGTCATTAGGATTTGCAACGATTGTCATGGATGTTCGCGGACAAGGTGGGTTAACAGGAGATGCGCATCCATACCCAATTCCATTACTACCAATGCCAATTGCTCATGGACTACTCGATCGAGAAGTTTATTACCAACGAAGACTCTTCGCAGATGCGTTCCGGTGTGTCGAAGCAGCAGAAGCTTTGCCTGAAATTGACAATAAGTTCATCAGCCTTACGGGAGCAAGTCAAGGGGGAGCCTTAGTAATGGCCACAGCTGCACTAGGCAAAGAACGAATCTTTGCTGCCTTTCCAGATGTTCCTAGCAGTTCAGATATAGCCACGCGTATTCAAGAAGAAACAGGAAGTTTCAAAGCCATTGCGGACTATTTGCGTATGAATCCAGAAAATGAAACGGCTGTGCTAGATGTCCAAACTTATTTTGATACTATGAATTTAGCGGAATGGATTACCTGCCCCATTTATGCCTCAGTAGCATTGAAAGACCCTGTTTGTCCTGCGAAAAATTATTTTGCTTCCTATAATCGAATTCAATCAAAAAAAATGATAACGTGTTATCCTTACAATGGCCATGAGGGTGGCGGACAAAAACATTTGTTGAAGAAAATGAGGCTGGCTAAACAGTTGGTTGAGGAGAGCGTTGAAATCAAAAGTTAG
- a CDS encoding type II secretion system F family protein, whose translation MEILSAETIQNIVGVVVSIGLLFFLVIKIQKRRIKTAKKKLEKKTEEQQKKKIRATQMRIIHQRQQEGLGELIDYADYHMNFKEWITAVVSAGIVFGIMGYIFYEKPIIIMIMSGFGLLFPIWRRKQLLATRKHILNLQFKEAVQSLSASLAAGRSAESSFQEVAQDLKLLYPDPNTYILKEFDIINRRVENGEPLERAIEDFAQRSDVEDIMNFADVFVTCKRTGGSLVEVMKRTAEIISDKLEVQQDIKVLVSQKKFEAQILNVMPVGMVLLLKLTGGDYLNPLYDWNGVGPIVMTVCLVLLILSYLLGQKIMNIKV comes from the coding sequence ATGGAAATACTTTCAGCAGAAACGATTCAGAATATTGTTGGAGTAGTTGTTTCAATCGGTTTACTGTTTTTTTTAGTAATAAAAATACAAAAAAGACGCATAAAAACAGCCAAAAAAAAATTAGAAAAAAAGACTGAAGAGCAACAAAAGAAAAAAATTCGTGCCACTCAGATGCGGATTATTCATCAAAGACAACAAGAGGGACTTGGAGAGCTAATTGATTACGCAGACTATCATATGAATTTCAAAGAATGGATTACTGCTGTCGTTAGTGCTGGGATTGTTTTTGGTATTATGGGTTATATTTTTTATGAAAAACCAATTATTATAATGATTATGTCGGGGTTTGGACTATTATTTCCAATTTGGCGGCGAAAACAATTACTAGCCACTAGAAAACATATTTTAAATTTACAATTTAAAGAAGCTGTCCAATCTTTATCGGCTTCTTTAGCAGCTGGTCGCTCAGCAGAAAGTAGTTTTCAAGAGGTTGCTCAGGATTTAAAATTGCTCTACCCTGATCCAAATACTTATATTTTAAAAGAATTTGATATTATTAACCGCCGAGTGGAAAATGGAGAGCCCTTAGAACGAGCTATTGAAGATTTTGCCCAACGTTCAGATGTAGAAGATATCATGAACTTTGCAGATGTCTTTGTAACGTGTAAGCGCACAGGTGGAAGTTTAGTTGAAGTTATGAAAAGAACTGCTGAAATTATTAGTGATAAGTTAGAAGTTCAACAAGACATTAAAGTTTTAGTTTCACAAAAAAAATTCGAGGCACAAATTTTGAATGTTATGCCAGTAGGTATGGTTTTATTACTAAAATTAACAGGTGGAGATTACCTGAATCCTCTTTACGATTGGAATGGGGTTGGTCCGATTGTCATGACAGTTTGTTTAGTTTTATTAATATTATCATATTTATTAGGCCAAAAAATAATGAATATTAAAGTGTGA
- a CDS encoding Flp1 family type IVb pilin — MKKFMLTFWKEEEGLETLEMLLIIAIIVVIAVTFKNKIVAWVAKLIQKGDTNIDNLEANNPVG, encoded by the coding sequence ATGAAAAAATTTATGTTAACGTTTTGGAAAGAAGAAGAAGGGCTTGAAACGTTGGAGATGCTTTTAATTATCGCTATTATTGTAGTTATTGCGGTTACCTTCAAAAATAAAATTGTTGCTTGGGTAGCGAAGCTGATTCAAAAAGGCGATACTAACATTGATAATTTAGAAGCTAATAATCCAGTAGGATAA
- a CDS encoding TadE/TadG family type IV pilus assembly protein has translation MRYKKSIKKFLKSERGNATLEAAYLYPSLLMMTIFLLFFTIVVYQKALVNFQARKAADQIAYIWNNNSDNLNNTTPNFNGDFKYYSTDTPNGDGLYWKVFQNNALKKYSLDFFKSDSTLVSEKEAAAQVHFQTKSVVDLKVEYQNALVSKYSNEVLATESIQVTATSGFKIPSVLKQFTWLNKKISATATAEIYDPVENIRTVKSLLFITGKLAEKVKFLKDIIKLLGL, from the coding sequence ATGAGGTATAAAAAATCAATTAAAAAATTTTTGAAATCTGAAAGAGGGAATGCAACTCTGGAGGCTGCCTACCTCTATCCCTCACTTTTGATGATGACAATCTTTTTATTGTTTTTTACGATTGTGGTGTATCAAAAGGCGCTAGTAAACTTTCAGGCAAGAAAAGCCGCAGATCAAATTGCATATATTTGGAATAATAATAGCGATAATTTAAACAATACTACTCCTAACTTTAATGGAGATTTTAAGTACTATTCAACAGATACTCCTAATGGGGATGGGCTGTACTGGAAAGTCTTTCAAAATAATGCTTTAAAGAAATATTCTCTTGATTTTTTTAAAAGTGATTCTACGCTAGTTTCAGAAAAAGAAGCAGCTGCACAAGTACACTTTCAAACAAAATCAGTTGTTGACTTAAAAGTAGAGTATCAAAACGCACTTGTTAGTAAATACTCCAATGAGGTATTGGCAACAGAATCCATTCAAGTAACGGCAACTAGTGGTTTCAAAATTCCTAGTGTTTTAAAGCAATTTACGTGGTTAAATAAAAAAATATCCGCAACCGCAACAGCGGAGATATACGATCCGGTAGAAAATATCCGAACAGTTAAATCTTTACTCTTTATAACTGGCAAATTAGCGGAAAAAGTTAAATTTTTAAAAGATATCATTAAGTTATTGGGATTATAA
- a CDS encoding AAA family ATPase, giving the protein MIKILLADQEEEYILRFKNYIESQREKNRFELIVATTKESLTQLAETENFDLVLATPVFFDVPLLVEEPIVIGLDDETQKNEERFPLVCKYQSLSNLVNEIAAIYFEKIEKTGYYLANSGDTKLISVFSSVGSTGKTTFALNLAKELIKMKSKVLYLNMETIHSTELYLKDDNKPRQSSELFYFAQKQSDKLLSKMAEFIKTDSYLGIDYFDFIHNPEEMVELSATDIHYLIAVLKNSENYDFIVVDLDSQLHERNLEILKNSQKIFWLIKNEATQIFKTEIMATNGRELLDLEVETNTAISFLMSHCRHENHYETNLLIRNTLPYVSSWQSLKNPVEIFENQEYSQEIANIIVTDLLSEEVETDG; this is encoded by the coding sequence ATGATAAAAATATTGTTAGCGGATCAAGAAGAGGAATACATTTTAAGGTTTAAAAATTACATAGAATCACAAAGAGAAAAAAATCGATTTGAGCTGATTGTTGCAACGACAAAAGAATCGCTTACCCAGCTAGCTGAAACAGAAAATTTTGATTTAGTTTTAGCGACACCAGTCTTTTTTGATGTTCCGTTATTAGTTGAAGAGCCAATCGTGATTGGATTGGATGATGAGACTCAAAAGAATGAAGAGCGATTTCCTTTAGTCTGTAAATATCAATCGTTATCTAATTTGGTTAATGAAATTGCGGCTATTTACTTTGAAAAGATTGAAAAAACAGGCTATTACTTAGCGAATAGTGGTGACACAAAGCTAATCAGCGTATTTTCAAGTGTTGGGAGCACAGGGAAAACGACATTTGCCCTTAATCTTGCAAAAGAACTTATTAAAATGAAATCAAAAGTATTGTATTTAAATATGGAAACCATTCATTCTACGGAGCTGTATTTAAAGGATGATAATAAACCACGTCAATCTTCAGAACTTTTTTATTTTGCTCAAAAACAATCAGATAAGCTATTGTCAAAAATGGCTGAATTTATCAAAACGGATTCCTATTTAGGTATTGATTATTTTGATTTTATCCATAATCCAGAAGAGATGGTAGAGTTATCTGCTACTGATATTCACTATTTAATCGCTGTTCTAAAAAATAGTGAAAACTATGATTTTATCGTGGTAGATTTAGATTCGCAGTTACACGAGCGTAACTTAGAGATACTGAAAAATAGTCAAAAAATATTTTGGTTAATTAAAAATGAAGCCACTCAAATTTTCAAAACGGAAATAATGGCAACCAACGGTCGTGAACTATTAGATTTAGAAGTTGAAACGAATACCGCTATTTCATTTTTAATGAGTCACTGTCGTCACGAAAATCATTATGAAACAAATTTATTAATTCGAAATACATTGCCCTATGTTTCTAGTTGGCAGTCTCTAAAAAATCCAGTTGAAATCTTTGAAAATCAGGAATATAGCCAAGAAATAGCGAACATTATTGTAACTGATTTATTAAGTGAGGAGGTTGAAACAGATGGTTGA